From the Fibrobacter sp. UWB10 genome, one window contains:
- a CDS encoding AzlD domain-containing protein, with translation MHLRDYFLFLLVMAGVTYLLRAVPFVLLKGKIKSRFWRSFLAYVPYTVLAAMTVPAILYSTDSKLSGACALVAAVVASLLGLGLVGVAVVACVTVLGVDGILMLF, from the coding sequence ATGCACTTAAGAGATTACTTCCTGTTCTTGCTTGTGATGGCGGGCGTTACCTATTTGCTGCGTGCGGTGCCGTTCGTACTCTTGAAGGGCAAAATCAAGAGTCGTTTCTGGCGATCCTTCTTGGCGTATGTGCCGTACACGGTGCTTGCTGCCATGACCGTGCCTGCGATTCTCTATTCGACCGACAGTAAGCTTTCGGGTGCCTGTGCCCTGGTGGCGGCTGTTGTTGCTTCGCTCCTTGGCCTTGGCTTGGTGGGTGTTGCCGTGGTCGCTTGCGTGACTGTCCTCGGCGTCGACGGCATCTTGATGCTTTTCTAG
- a CDS encoding AzlC family ABC transporter permease produces the protein MKFSNGVKDGLPIGLGYFAVSFSFGIAGSKLLSWPLVTFISMTNLTSAGQFAGLQIMSDAAGTFIEMAIATFFINLRYSLMAISLSQKVAPSFGTFKRLMLATGITDEIYALAVSQSEPVTARYFAGLMVLPYIGWSSGTLCGAICGEILPGVVTNALGVALYGMFVAIVVPQMKAHRPTLVAVLIAIACSLAFKYVPALSGVTVGFAIIICALVASLVGAAIFPVKDEEESCT, from the coding sequence ATGAAATTTTCAAATGGTGTAAAAGACGGACTTCCGATTGGTCTCGGCTACTTTGCCGTGTCGTTTTCGTTCGGAATCGCCGGCTCCAAGTTGCTTTCTTGGCCGCTGGTCACCTTTATTTCGATGACGAACTTGACTTCGGCGGGGCAGTTTGCGGGGCTGCAGATTATGTCCGATGCCGCGGGGACTTTTATTGAGATGGCGATTGCCACGTTCTTTATCAATTTGCGTTATAGTCTGATGGCGATTTCTTTGTCGCAAAAGGTGGCGCCCTCGTTCGGTACGTTCAAGCGCCTGATGCTGGCAACGGGAATTACCGATGAAATTTATGCGCTTGCTGTAAGCCAGAGTGAACCTGTGACGGCGCGTTATTTTGCTGGCCTCATGGTTCTCCCGTATATCGGCTGGTCTTCGGGTACTTTGTGCGGTGCCATTTGTGGCGAAATTTTGCCTGGCGTTGTGACGAATGCCTTGGGCGTTGCTTTGTACGGAATGTTTGTGGCAATTGTTGTGCCGCAAATGAAGGCGCACCGCCCGACTTTGGTTGCGGTACTGATTGCAATTGCTTGCAGCCTTGCTTTCAAGTACGTTCCTGCGCTGAGCGGTGTGACGGTCGGCTTTGCGATTATTATCTGTGCGCTCGTGGCCTCGCTCGTGGGAGCGGCAATCTTCCCGGTTAAGGACGAGGAGGAATCATGCACTTAA
- a CDS encoding fibro-slime domain-containing protein has product MKRCLFVMAGAALACSAAWAGPKQFNVVIPTDMEEWLAAVPMISLDSGKTAVPMRADPNRCGWFSYTFADGPVSDNVFLLRDDDVDREDMLGMNGNWETAASPTPIPLGMVFELYQSDTLYFVPDEAQKTNESGWYETASLVAGIEGVCSYVVSTIIYDSDANLHPAFSCYSAGGEGCQLGAQDVAAKDALAAVNNCIGVTPGVVETTLDPTTKKPKLSAEGKKCFIDEKYFNQLFNYTENVNEKTCYDLPLSRTENGWWSFNSDFFTSPNTKTQGGYFPVEGKVDEGTLRADPNQTPLAVARTLYDAEGPVFYGPSLRKLDSLEGVPVFDLLCKGPGWSKGRDCSGQFDNGATTEEFVQAALKLPTTRPDNCVLGWGCPEDAPEGWQFYEEGTESPIQGAYVPASGNSYRWTGKRNHHFCQETHTKFIQKPGLRFNARGSDDIWVFIDNKLAIDLGGVHLDAPGYVDLDEFEGASGKLVTGEQYDLDIFFCDRRTTMSNLQIRTNIFMAEMEKSAISTKAKRNTSNPSETEYCMCYAKTGGGDCSSAIAGAAEKSYCCNNPEMTTLPISYTLVIGSNSNGTAVDGFDKISTPGVYKGGIDLTNIASPKVDLSKMALPGGRYTLFVTIEGKTKKVASFRIGTDAIKPVAHIAGVSFTVKNNLPQALTITATKSAAKFAVMDLQGRVVRQGVTAGAETVVPNLKPGSYIVKVARETRRVNVR; this is encoded by the coding sequence ATGAAAAGATGTTTGTTTGTTATGGCTGGTGCCGCTTTGGCGTGTTCTGCGGCATGGGCTGGCCCAAAGCAATTCAATGTGGTGATTCCGACTGATATGGAGGAATGGCTTGCTGCCGTTCCGATGATTAGCTTGGATAGTGGCAAAACGGCTGTGCCTATGAGGGCTGATCCGAATCGGTGCGGCTGGTTCTCGTATACGTTTGCCGACGGCCCGGTTTCTGACAACGTGTTTCTTCTGAGGGATGACGATGTAGATCGCGAAGACATGCTCGGCATGAATGGCAACTGGGAAACGGCAGCCTCACCGACGCCGATTCCTTTGGGTATGGTTTTTGAATTGTATCAGAGTGATACTTTGTACTTTGTGCCCGATGAGGCGCAAAAGACAAACGAAAGTGGTTGGTACGAAACCGCTTCTCTCGTTGCTGGTATCGAAGGTGTTTGTTCTTATGTAGTTTCGACGATTATTTACGATTCTGACGCTAATTTGCACCCGGCTTTCTCTTGTTATTCTGCGGGTGGTGAAGGTTGCCAATTGGGTGCTCAGGATGTTGCTGCCAAGGATGCCCTGGCTGCAGTTAATAACTGTATTGGCGTGACTCCGGGAGTTGTAGAAACTACGTTGGATCCGACAACGAAAAAACCGAAATTGTCTGCTGAGGGCAAAAAGTGCTTTATTGACGAAAAGTACTTTAACCAGCTGTTCAATTATACTGAAAATGTAAACGAAAAGACTTGCTATGACCTGCCGCTGTCGCGTACAGAGAATGGTTGGTGGTCCTTTAATTCAGATTTCTTCACTTCGCCCAATACAAAGACTCAGGGTGGGTACTTCCCAGTAGAAGGTAAAGTTGATGAAGGGACTTTGCGGGCTGATCCTAATCAAACTCCTCTTGCTGTCGCACGAACTCTGTACGATGCGGAGGGCCCGGTTTTCTATGGTCCTTCGCTTAGAAAACTCGATTCTCTTGAGGGTGTTCCCGTATTTGATTTGTTGTGCAAAGGCCCGGGTTGGAGCAAGGGACGCGATTGCTCTGGACAGTTTGATAATGGTGCAACCACCGAAGAATTTGTTCAAGCTGCTCTTAAGTTGCCGACAACACGTCCGGACAACTGTGTGCTAGGCTGGGGCTGTCCTGAAGACGCCCCCGAAGGGTGGCAATTCTATGAAGAAGGTACGGAATCCCCGATTCAGGGAGCTTATGTACCCGCATCAGGAAATTCCTATCGCTGGACAGGCAAGCGCAACCACCATTTCTGTCAGGAAACGCACACCAAGTTTATCCAGAAGCCGGGACTCCGCTTTAATGCTCGCGGTAGCGATGACATTTGGGTGTTTATCGACAATAAGTTGGCCATTGACTTGGGTGGCGTCCACTTGGATGCTCCGGGTTATGTAGACCTCGATGAGTTCGAAGGCGCAAGCGGTAAGCTGGTGACGGGTGAGCAGTACGACTTGGATATCTTCTTCTGCGATCGACGCACCACTATGAGCAATCTTCAGATTAGAACGAATATCTTTATGGCGGAAATGGAGAAGAGTGCTATTTCGACAAAGGCAAAAAGGAATACGTCAAATCCGTCTGAAACCGAATATTGCATGTGTTATGCGAAAACGGGCGGCGGAGACTGCTCCTCTGCAATTGCCGGTGCTGCGGAAAAGTCCTATTGCTGCAATAATCCTGAAATGACTACGTTGCCGATTTCGTATACGTTGGTTATTGGCTCAAATAGCAATGGCACTGCTGTAGACGGCTTTGATAAAATTTCTACTCCGGGCGTTTATAAGGGCGGCATAGACCTTACGAATATCGCTTCGCCCAAGGTTGATCTGTCTAAGATGGCTTTGCCGGGTGGCCGTTACACTCTGTTTGTAACTATCGAAGGTAAGACCAAGAAAGTAGCCTCTTTCCGTATCGGTACTGATGCAATCAAGCCTGTTGCCCATATTGCAGGCGTAAGCTTTACTGTGAAGAACAATCTGCCGCAGGCCCTCACGATTACTGCGACCAAATCTGCAGCCAAGTTTGCGGTTATGGATTTGCAGGGTCGTGTGGTGCGTCAGGGCGTTACCGCTGGTGCTGAAACGGTGGTGCCGAACCTCAAACCGGGTTCGTACATCGTGAAGGTGGCCCGCGAAACCCGCCGCGTGAATGTCCGTTAA
- a CDS encoding InlB B-repeat-containing protein produces the protein MKTAILSSILTVGLGASAWAEGTPLDIAVGDSVIIDDFADGDYNSNLGPWVFSKAETSSLDTSIVDESGVKALKLDYTVSSGFIMPKDYPYGMQMSEGYVEAKVLLDESQNAIDLSSCTEIRFDYKQPQNSMVMMITQSFAVIDGNGQAYSKSLNSAMYYNQSFQTARIKWTDLVGDDAADDVAKNVAAFSWKISSPSMMGMSAQGSLEIANVRCVNLPVYTVKFYKGEELLQSKKYLQGETPSYDGWFEETDRYHYELRGWEPEITPVTADASYKAVLDSSLRRYEVYFYDANENQLMYSYLPYGTVPSYTGVNPVKLPTVGYSYTFKGWGTRTCDYVEYKKCSDDDEYDCDYWDEEICLIEYIQDLPPVTGETSYYPVYDSTANIYTVKFANVDGEILSSQEYAYGTKASDIVRPANPTRESKNGIVYTFKGWVPEVSDVSGHVVYVANYSAETADGDPAEIYTVAFVDENGVLEVKEYQAGDYPEYTGSAEPSKESSVMYDYIFTDWRDQNGWYIDEVDENKVYMALFEEQYRKYWIVFKDDDGSVLDSIQYEYDSYIDDDDVRELAKSYDDGYSLQKWNPELKRVTGRAVYQAVYSYEARFVAEDFYRSEWVSKGETPECRDCNPEKMPTAEYTYEFIGWDKLPAPVTDTVTYTAVFKAVPIPAAPVTNIAVGDALLIDDFEDGDEISKQGGEWFVYDDSDSEYHYSSEISKTVSVKADGSKTLEVAHKRRCSWKGGYDCDGWLGVGVTLSSGGTPVDLSQCNAIQYDYRGSEHIFKVESVLDVDYNSVRTYVDSSENWKTVTIYLNKLKYGTVDADVAFKQAKQFIWSDMMGEGIFELDNIKCLHKPTYVAKFYYGENLIDSVMVAEGDEPEYDGAFSLDSVAEEMSDDKFEYVVDWTPEIVPATKDVAYTATFTKQPRKFWISFSTAKDWSDTLVEYGKTPVYEGDLTRDPDESCKEYIFDRWVSYDYETDEDVYGLFPATRDRSYSAEYKCKMPVMITITFMDDDGETVLLTKEYPYGSYVDYYSPEKAPTARSTYRFSGWNPYFQRYAYSNMTYTAQFDENTRYYRVTFVDAEGGGMYSDDYEYGTLYSAITPPYWQPNKYSQDANYEFTGWSPALTDEDSVTGDVVFVPQYSAEYKVRFVDYDGYSIDVDGESSKYYPEGTLLSEIVKPANPTRESYSDSAYEFMGWLPEIKEGDRLTGPMTFLATYRSPDNKYTITFMDGNEILWQAEVEKDSMPKYEGYEIDPSWKDDQQYSYSWNPEDGWDKEIVKVTGPAVYVAKIKQTPKKYTIVFLNDDGTVLKTKEYEFGETITDAPTEAEVIANKTGEFRYSDKWCIQNSYTDWVCKVDGGKECIEWEEVQITNLNCYNGLQTVSENRTYVANIEYRINFYDGNGKLLNENDNGKWSDITSWYRYGDTIRYCYENDPDECYENDLPTKDSTAQYSYSWNGIKSYNTIAENAWTPSITTVTGSINYTALFDSTLRRYEVAFEDEDGSELKDAISYPYGTQPEDIAVPETPSKSPTKSEVYTFAGWNLKAVTGNVTYRATYTVSPRLYTITFESADGAVLESADYAYGTPTSDINLPTAPINSGFKFAGWTPEVATVTEDVTYKPHYVPNDEFVVTWRDEDGTLLHTENYAAGQIPSYDGTPTKESTAQYDYTFNGWTPAIAAVSGDVEYKATYTSKVRKYTVTFVNEDGSPLGTAKEYEYGTPVENIVVPEVPEKPSNEYYAFTFAGWTPALSEVTGNVTYKVLYGNMKRSFTVVFKNSAGNVWNEYTYYYNEVVNVPKYGPETYTPECEYDFDKWVRVAGESDTVKSDMEYVATHSGVCQTREYFVQFHDTLRDEWVSYQFYPYGTKAEDVNVPTVSGSTIGDCEYRFVKWSPDLADVTGHVSYETVYEKVCNEQFEVTWLGDDGKELRKSNYNKGEVPTYGDTNPAKASSAKYDYRFAGWTPDVVAVTANAQYKAKFDSTIRKYAIKFVNYDGVTVRTSAMYEYGTKANLIVAPTIPDTVVGNCTLKFDKWDKEFADVTGAATYVAQYKSVCGTNPPASSSSVVPPASSSSEPPVSSSSVTPPVSSSSVVPPASSSSVVPPASSSSEPPVVSSSSEPPVVSSSSEVPVVSSSSEPPVVSSSSVVPPASSSSVVPPASSSSVPPASSSSVTPPVSSSSVVPPASSSSVEPPASSSSGGTTSVNVAQNMLKFGYANNLLTVVQSSPAIVRVQVFDMSGHEVLAFYEPVAGSKGFSLASLERGNYMVRVSSKTQTRSARIVVK, from the coding sequence ATGAAAACCGCAATCCTTAGCTCTATTTTAACCGTTGGCTTAGGCGCTTCTGCTTGGGCTGAAGGAACACCGCTTGATATTGCGGTTGGTGATTCCGTAATCATTGATGATTTTGCGGATGGTGACTATAACTCCAATTTGGGTCCATGGGTTTTCTCAAAGGCTGAAACATCTTCATTGGATACATCTATTGTAGATGAATCTGGTGTCAAGGCTCTTAAATTGGATTATACGGTTTCGTCAGGTTTTATAATGCCGAAGGATTATCCATACGGGATGCAAATGTCTGAAGGCTATGTTGAAGCGAAAGTGCTTCTAGATGAAAGTCAAAATGCAATTGATTTGTCGAGTTGTACCGAAATTCGATTTGATTATAAGCAACCGCAAAATTCGATGGTGATGATGATTACGCAGTCGTTTGCTGTGATTGACGGAAATGGTCAAGCGTATTCCAAAAGCCTGAATTCGGCCATGTATTATAATCAATCTTTCCAAACGGCAAGAATCAAATGGACCGATTTGGTTGGCGATGATGCTGCAGATGATGTTGCTAAAAATGTAGCGGCATTTAGCTGGAAAATTTCGTCACCTTCTATGATGGGAATGTCTGCTCAGGGATCTCTTGAAATAGCCAATGTTCGCTGTGTCAACCTTCCTGTTTATACGGTGAAGTTCTATAAAGGCGAAGAACTGTTGCAATCAAAAAAATATCTTCAGGGAGAAACACCTTCTTATGATGGATGGTTCGAAGAGACGGATCGGTATCATTATGAACTTAGAGGCTGGGAACCTGAAATTACTCCTGTGACAGCTGATGCCAGTTACAAGGCTGTGCTGGATAGTAGTCTCCGTCGTTATGAAGTCTACTTCTACGATGCTAATGAAAATCAGCTGATGTATAGTTATTTGCCGTACGGAACGGTTCCGAGTTATACCGGTGTGAATCCGGTAAAGCTTCCTACTGTTGGATATTCCTACACCTTTAAGGGCTGGGGAACGCGAACTTGTGATTATGTGGAGTATAAAAAATGTTCTGATGACGATGAATATGATTGTGATTATTGGGATGAAGAAATATGCTTGATAGAATACATACAAGATCTTCCTCCGGTAACAGGAGAAACGTCGTATTATCCGGTATATGATTCTACGGCAAATATCTATACGGTCAAGTTTGCCAATGTTGATGGAGAAATCCTGAGCAGTCAGGAATATGCCTATGGAACAAAGGCAAGCGATATCGTGCGCCCGGCAAATCCGACCCGAGAATCTAAAAATGGTATCGTATACACCTTTAAAGGTTGGGTTCCCGAAGTTTCAGATGTGTCTGGTCATGTGGTTTATGTCGCTAATTATTCTGCTGAGACGGCGGATGGTGATCCTGCTGAAATATATACCGTGGCCTTTGTGGATGAAAATGGTGTTCTTGAAGTAAAGGAATACCAAGCGGGAGATTACCCTGAATATACGGGTTCTGCCGAACCGTCCAAGGAATCGTCGGTGATGTATGATTATATCTTCACTGATTGGCGCGATCAGAATGGTTGGTATATAGACGAAGTGGATGAGAATAAAGTGTATATGGCTCTCTTTGAAGAGCAGTACCGCAAATATTGGATTGTCTTTAAGGATGATGACGGTTCGGTTCTCGATTCTATCCAGTATGAATATGACAGTTATATTGATGATGACGATGTAAGGGAACTTGCAAAGTCTTATGATGATGGCTATAGTCTGCAAAAATGGAATCCGGAATTGAAACGGGTTACGGGTCGCGCCGTTTATCAGGCGGTGTATAGCTATGAAGCTCGTTTTGTGGCCGAAGATTTCTACCGGTCAGAATGGGTGAGCAAGGGTGAAACCCCGGAGTGTAGAGATTGCAACCCTGAAAAGATGCCTACGGCTGAATATACTTATGAGTTTATCGGTTGGGATAAATTGCCTGCACCTGTTACAGATACGGTGACTTATACAGCTGTCTTTAAAGCGGTGCCTATACCTGCAGCACCTGTAACAAATATTGCCGTGGGTGACGCATTGTTAATCGATGATTTCGAAGACGGTGATGAAATCTCGAAACAGGGTGGTGAATGGTTCGTCTATGATGACAGTGATAGCGAATACCATTATTCTTCGGAAATTTCCAAGACGGTTTCTGTAAAGGCCGATGGTTCGAAAACCCTTGAAGTTGCGCACAAGAGAAGATGCAGTTGGAAAGGTGGCTACGATTGCGATGGCTGGCTTGGAGTTGGAGTAACCCTTTCGTCGGGAGGAACCCCGGTTGATTTGTCGCAGTGTAATGCTATCCAATATGACTATCGTGGTAGTGAACACATATTCAAAGTGGAAAGCGTCCTTGATGTTGATTACAATAGTGTGAGGACTTATGTTGATTCAAGTGAAAACTGGAAGACTGTTACGATTTATCTTAACAAACTGAAATATGGTACGGTCGATGCAGATGTAGCCTTTAAGCAGGCTAAGCAGTTCATTTGGAGCGACATGATGGGCGAAGGTATTTTTGAACTGGATAACATCAAGTGTCTCCATAAGCCGACTTATGTTGCGAAGTTCTATTACGGAGAAAATCTGATTGATTCTGTAATGGTTGCCGAAGGGGATGAACCCGAATATGATGGCGCCTTCTCGCTTGATAGCGTTGCAGAAGAAATGTCAGACGATAAGTTTGAATATGTCGTGGATTGGACTCCTGAAATTGTCCCGGCGACTAAGGATGTGGCCTATACGGCCACATTCACCAAGCAACCGCGTAAATTCTGGATAAGCTTTAGTACGGCAAAAGATTGGTCGGATACGCTTGTGGAATACGGGAAGACGCCTGTATACGAGGGGGACCTTACCAGGGATCCGGATGAATCTTGTAAGGAATACATCTTTGACAGGTGGGTATCTTATGATTATGAAACGGATGAAGACGTTTATGGCTTATTCCCTGCGACGCGTGATCGGTCGTATTCGGCTGAATATAAGTGTAAAATGCCTGTCATGATTACCATTACATTTATGGATGACGATGGGGAAACCGTTCTTTTGACCAAGGAATATCCTTATGGAAGTTATGTGGATTATTATTCTCCTGAGAAAGCTCCTACTGCGAGGTCTACTTACCGATTCTCTGGATGGAATCCCTATTTCCAGAGGTATGCGTATTCAAATATGACTTACACGGCCCAATTTGATGAGAATACACGTTATTACAGGGTGACTTTTGTGGATGCTGAAGGTGGGGGAATGTATTCGGATGATTACGAATATGGAACCTTGTATAGCGCTATCACTCCGCCGTACTGGCAACCAAACAAATATTCTCAGGATGCTAATTACGAATTTACAGGTTGGTCGCCGGCGCTTACCGATGAAGATAGCGTAACGGGTGATGTAGTATTTGTTCCTCAATATAGCGCTGAGTATAAAGTTCGCTTTGTGGATTACGATGGATATTCAATCGATGTTGATGGAGAGAGTTCGAAGTATTATCCTGAAGGAACGTTACTTAGCGAAATTGTCAAACCGGCAAATCCGACTCGTGAATCCTATAGTGACTCGGCATATGAATTTATGGGGTGGTTGCCAGAAATTAAAGAAGGCGATCGCTTGACTGGGCCGATGACATTCCTTGCGACTTATAGATCGCCTGATAATAAGTATACGATTACCTTTATGGACGGAAATGAAATCTTGTGGCAGGCTGAAGTCGAAAAAGATTCTATGCCTAAATACGAAGGCTATGAAATTGATCCGTCTTGGAAGGATGATCAACAATACAGCTACAGTTGGAATCCTGAAGATGGATGGGATAAGGAAATTGTCAAGGTGACAGGTCCTGCCGTATATGTTGCAAAGATTAAACAGACTCCGAAGAAATACACAATCGTGTTCCTAAACGATGATGGAACGGTATTGAAGACAAAGGAGTATGAATTTGGTGAAACCATAACGGATGCACCGACCGAGGCTGAGGTTATTGCCAATAAAACGGGTGAATTCCGCTATAGTGACAAATGGTGTATTCAAAACTCTTATACAGATTGGGTTTGCAAAGTCGATGGCGGTAAGGAATGCATAGAATGGGAAGAAGTTCAGATAACTAATTTGAACTGCTATAATGGCTTGCAAACGGTGTCGGAAAATAGAACCTATGTCGCTAATATTGAATATAGGATCAATTTCTATGATGGCAATGGTAAACTCCTGAACGAGAATGATAATGGTAAGTGGAGTGATATTACCAGCTGGTATCGTTATGGAGATACAATCCGCTATTGTTACGAAAATGATCCGGATGAATGCTATGAAAATGATTTGCCCACGAAGGATTCTACGGCTCAGTATAGTTACTCGTGGAATGGTATCAAATCTTATAACACGATAGCCGAAAATGCCTGGACGCCTTCTATTACGACGGTAACGGGATCGATAAATTATACTGCATTGTTTGATTCTACATTGCGCCGTTATGAAGTTGCCTTTGAAGATGAAGATGGCTCGGAGCTTAAAGATGCGATTTCTTACCCGTATGGAACGCAACCTGAAGATATTGCAGTTCCTGAAACGCCGTCTAAGAGTCCGACAAAATCGGAGGTCTATACTTTTGCGGGCTGGAACTTGAAGGCTGTTACAGGAAATGTGACATACAGGGCGACTTATACGGTTTCTCCGAGGCTGTACACGATTACCTTTGAAAGTGCGGATGGCGCTGTGCTTGAATCGGCGGATTATGCATACGGCACGCCGACATCAGATATTAATCTGCCTACGGCTCCGATCAATTCGGGATTCAAGTTTGCGGGCTGGACTCCTGAGGTTGCAACTGTGACTGAAGATGTGACCTACAAACCGCATTACGTTCCGAATGATGAATTCGTGGTCACCTGGCGTGATGAAGACGGAACACTCCTGCATACGGAAAACTATGCTGCAGGACAGATCCCCTCGTATGACGGAACGCCGACAAAGGAATCTACGGCTCAGTATGACTACACCTTTAACGGATGGACGCCTGCAATTGCGGCGGTGTCTGGAGATGTGGAGTACAAGGCGACCTATACAAGTAAGGTCCGTAAATATACGGTCACGTTCGTCAATGAAGATGGATCTCCGCTTGGTACCGCTAAGGAATACGAGTACGGAACACCGGTAGAAAATATTGTGGTTCCCGAAGTTCCTGAAAAGCCTTCGAATGAATACTATGCATTCACTTTTGCGGGCTGGACGCCGGCTCTGAGCGAAGTGACCGGAAATGTGACTTACAAGGTTCTTTACGGCAATATGAAACGCTCCTTTACGGTGGTGTTCAAGAATAGTGCTGGCAATGTATGGAACGAATATACATACTATTACAACGAGGTTGTAAATGTTCCCAAATATGGTCCTGAGACTTATACTCCGGAATGCGAATATGACTTTGACAAGTGGGTAAGAGTCGCTGGCGAAAGTGATACCGTCAAGAGTGATATGGAATATGTGGCGACGCATTCTGGAGTTTGTCAAACTCGTGAGTATTTTGTCCAGTTCCATGATACGCTTCGCGATGAATGGGTGTCGTATCAATTCTATCCTTATGGAACCAAGGCTGAGGATGTGAACGTGCCTACCGTATCGGGTTCGACGATTGGCGATTGCGAATACCGCTTTGTCAAGTGGTCTCCGGATCTTGCCGATGTAACTGGACATGTTAGTTATGAAACGGTTTATGAAAAGGTATGTAACGAACAGTTCGAGGTGACTTGGTTGGGCGATGATGGCAAGGAATTGCGTAAATCGAACTACAATAAGGGAGAAGTTCCTACCTATGGTGATACAAACCCTGCAAAGGCAAGTTCTGCCAAGTACGACTACAGGTTCGCTGGTTGGACGCCAGATGTGGTTGCTGTAACGGCAAACGCTCAATATAAGGCAAAATTCGATTCGACCATCCGCAAGTACGCAATTAAGTTTGTGAATTACGATGGCGTAACGGTAAGGACCTCGGCTATGTACGAATACGGAACAAAGGCGAACCTGATTGTTGCCCCGACGATTCCGGATACAGTTGTCGGTAATTGCACCCTTAAGTTCGACAAGTGGGATAAGGAATTCGCAGACGTGACGGGTGCCGCAACCTATGTTGCCCAGTACAAGTCCGTTTGTGGAACGAATCCGCCTGCAAGCTCCAGCAGCGTTGTGCCTCCTGCAAGCAGTTCTAGCGAACCTCCTGTCTCGAGCAGCAGCGTAACGCCTCCTGTATCCAGCAGTAGCGTGGTTCCGCCTGCAAGTTCCAGCAGTGTTGTGCCTCCTGCAAGCAGCTCTAGCGAACCGCCTGTGGTAAGCAGCAGCTCTGAACCGCCTGTGGTAAGCAGCAGCTCTGAAGTGCCTGTGGTATCCAGCAGCTCCGAACCTCCGGTTGTCTCCAGCAGCAGCGTTGTACCGCCTGCAAGCTCCAGCAGTGTCGTGCCTCCTGCAAGCAGTTCTAGCGTGCCTCCTGCATCGAGCAGCAGTGTAACACCTCCTGTGTCCAGCAGTAGCGTTGTGCCGCCCGCAAGCTCTAGCAGTGTTGAACCTCCTGCAAGCAGTTCGAGTGGTGGAACCACGAGCGTGAATGTTGCTCAAAACATGCTCAAGTTCGGCTATGCGAACAACCTGCTGACGGTGGTTCAGTCTAGCCCTGCGATAGTGCGTGTTCAGGTGTTCGACATGAGCGGTCATGAGGTGCTTGCCTTCTATGAACCGGTTGCGGGCTCCAAGGGCTTTAGCCTTGCGAGCTTGGAACGAGGTAACTACATGGTGCGAGTCTCTAGCAAGACTCAAACGCGCTCGGCAAGAATCGTTGTGAAGTAA